From Passer domesticus isolate bPasDom1 chromosome 8, bPasDom1.hap1, whole genome shotgun sequence, a single genomic window includes:
- the ADD3 gene encoding gamma-adducin isoform X3 produces the protein MKKGNNPTGLLALQQIAEYITASTFTGFSSTPLSHGMITPINDLPGVDTSSFVKGEKLTRCKLASLYRLADLFGWAHLPNTYITVRVSKEHDHILIIPRGLSFSEASASNLVKVNILGDVVDQGSTALSIDSVGFSPHVAIYSTRPDVRCVIHIHTPATAAVSSMKCGILPISQEALILGDVAYYNYQGSLDEQEERIQLQKVLGPSCKVLVLRNHGVVTLGETLEEAFHYIFNVQLACETQVHALAGAGGIDNLLLLDLQKFKPSTHAVAAMGGGGVNMASQQKWKVGEQEFEALMRMLDNLGYRTGYAYRQPLVREKPRHKSDVEIPATVTAFSFEDDTVPLSPLKFLAQRQQREKTRWLNSPNTYLKVNVPEESWNGETSPRTKITWMKADDSSKTSGGTPIKIEDPNQFVPLNTNPSEVLEKRNKIREQNRYDLKTAGPQSQLLAGIVVDKKPSSPMQFDDEHAPPAPPNPFSHLTEKELEEYKKTIERKQQGLEDAEQELFSDDGSSVSQIQSQTQSPQNVPERLEENHEDFYTQNANLISVEMPVVVVNGKEDAHDVEEDLTRRVSQLSTVDSVEITIKGSEKIEEALSPEGSPSKSPSKKKKKFRTPSFLKKSKKKEKVEA, from the exons gCCATGGAATGATTACACCCATCAATGACCTACCTGGGGTAGATACCTCCTCGTTTGTTAAGGGAGAAAAACTCACTCGTTGCAAGTTAGCCAGTTTATACAGATTGGCTGACTTGTTTGGGTGGGCACATTTGCCAAATACCTATATCACA GTAAGAGTAAGCAAAGAACACGACCACATTCTAATTATTCCAAGAGGGCTGTCCTTTTCTGAAGCTTCAGCTTCTAATTTG GTTAAGGTGAACATCCTAGGAGATGTAGTGGACCAGGGGAGCACAGCTCTCAGTATTGACAGTGTGGGCTTCAGTCCACACGTGGCCATCTACTCCACCCGCCCCGACGTCAGATGTGTCATACACATCCAcacccctgccacagctgct GTTTCTTCTATGAAGTGTGGCATCCTTCCCATATCACAAGAGGCTCTGATTCTGGGAGATGTTGCTTATTACAACTACCAGGGATCTCTTGATGAACAGGAAGAGAGAATTCAGCTTCAAAAAGTTCTTGGACCCAGTTGCAAG GTATTAGTTTTGAGAAACCATGGTGTGGTAACACTAGGAGAGACACTGGAAGAAGCATTCCACTATATTTTCAATGTGCAACTGGCCTGTGAAACTCAG GTACATGCACTAGCTGGAGCAGGTGGGATAGACAATCTCCTACTACTGGATCTGCAGAAGTTCAAGCCTTCCACACACGCCGTGGCAGCAATGGGAGGAGGTGGAGTTAATATGGCTTCACAACAAAAATGGAAAGTTGGGGAGCAAGAATTTGAAGCACTCATGAGGATGCTGGACAACCTG GGATACAGAACTGGCTATGCCTATAGGCAACCATTAGTcagggaaaaacccagacaTAAGAGTGATGTTGAGATCCCAGCCACTGTGACTGCCTTTTCCTTTGAAGATGATACAGTCCCACTTTCCCCCCTGAAATTCCTTGCACAGAGGcaacagagagagaagacaaGATGGCTGAACTCTCCAAACACATACTTGAAAGTTAATGTGCCTGAGGAGTCCTGGAATGGGGAAACCAGTCCCAGGACTAAGATCACG TGGATGAAAGCTGATGACTCCTCCAAGACTAGTGGAGGAACGCCAATCAAAATTGAAGATCCAAACCAATTTGTTCCTCTAAACACCAACCCAAGTGAAGTGttggaaaagagaaataag ATAAGGGAGCAAAACCGATATGACCTAAAGACAGCAGGACCTCAGTCTCAGCTGCTCGCAGGGATTGTTGTGGATAAAAAGCCAAGTTCA ccaATGCAGTTTGATGATGAGCACGCACCCCCAGCACCGCCCAACCCGTTCAGCCACCTCACTGAAAAGGAACTGGAAGAGTACAAGAAAACCATTGAGCGCAAGCAGCAGGGGTTGGAAG ATGCTGAACAGGAATTATTCTCAGATGACGGTTCATCTGTGTCACAAATTCAGTCACAAACTCAATCCCCGCAAAATGTCCCAGAAAGATTAGAAG AAAACCATGAGGATTTCTACACCCAGAATGCCAACCTAATATCGGTGGAGATGCCAGTTGTGGTGGTGAACGGGAAGGAGGATGCACACGACGTGGAGGAAGATCTCACCAGGAGGGTCAGTCAGTTGAGTACTGTGGACAGCGTAGAGATTACCATCAAAGGCTCTGAAAAGATAGAAGAGGCTCTGTCCCCTGAGGGGTCGCCTTCCAAATCCCcttcaaagaaaaagaagaaattccgCACTCCATCCTTCCTGAAAAAGAGTAAaaagaaggagaaggtggaagCGTAA